In Papaver somniferum cultivar HN1 chromosome 1, ASM357369v1, whole genome shotgun sequence, a genomic segment contains:
- the LOC113359485 gene encoding uncharacterized protein LOC113359485 — protein MSSSNENRINFLSRQLRSSAIKLPPAARRVVGSYQNINAAAEEWTFGILGKLVAKEKIKMKTIRAAVNSLWRQYRGKEICVLGHNLMLVRLNNEEEQNEVIQNGPWIVGGALFVVQKYFSHIPLHDYEFTHQIFTIQFKHLKLEHMNVAIIDKALEFMGKKILTSPPNCIPKYGNTVTTRIEIDLKKPLHRGGWWKTIDGGEAWVRYHWSLQLSNICDKCWVIDHVDIKCMQTNYLLHLDILSTEECEAYMNEEADVYEENEDERSMDNSFAQEMAAEAENSRQNKRMRNSTMNHPPSMNPHNLHVTPPSSRGNHISTTLENHNAEMMEADISNAASNPTTENHGAPAQVYTIYHPFASSLNCFQSYFFNSSYRTIILALSFFVDKMKIISWNCNGFGGKETRNYLIYLNKMLNPDIIFLQETKVNSDKILNFIMPLNFPNNCFVPSVGRARGICLLWKDGFQFDIIYQDKNMFHCLVCSDLAKPKWLLSCVYGSPYPQEKAAQWSFIEKVCETCNIFAPWVLLGDLNITLHSDDRLSGSSTAFKVSPIAQVVHDIGLTDLGFHGNPYTWTSNKHGTGKIETRIRHCPIFLDMSPTDKISTKNWKIFECWLRDISCNTTIKDAWAKHYSGSAAYSLDKKLGETRRIMSIWNRNSFGNIQQQLNNLQQQLLLLQQPNAATDNTAKILEVEKEINEWHIREEEFYKQKSRDSMFTEVDQNTKYFHLQANKRRARNRIESLQKPNGTWCSGRQNLEKLLINHFTNIMTTFETTRDEDILNILPTCIKYEDNMALVKIPDVAEIECALKSMKC, from the exons aTGTCTTCTTCAAACGAGAACCGTATTAACTTTCTCTCTCGACAACTTAGAAGTTCAGCCATTAAATTACCTCCAGCTGCAAGGCGTGTGGTTGGATCATATCAGAACATCAATGCTGCAGCGGAGGAATGGACATTTGGTATACTTGGAAAACTTGTTGCAAAGGAAAAAATCAAGATGAAAACTATAAGAGCTGCAGTGAACTCTTTATGGAGACAATACAGAGGGAAGGAGATCTGTGTTCTGGGTCACAATCTAATGTTGGTGAGGCTCAATAATGAAGAAGAACAAAACGAGGTCATTCAAAATGGTCCATGGATAGTTGGAGGAGCATTGTTTGTAGTCCAAAAATATTTCTCTCATATACCTCTGCATGATTATGAGTTTACACACCAGATCTTTACTATTCAATTCAAACATCTAAAGTTGGAGCACATGAATGTTGCAATCATTGATAAAGCACTGGAGTTTATGGGAAAGAAAATTTTAACCAGCCCTCCAAACTGTATACCCAAGTATGGAAACACAGTAACAACAAGGATAGAGATAGATCTCAAAAAACCTTTACACAGAGGTGGATGGTGGAAAACCATTGACGGTGGTGAAGCCTGGGTTAGATACCACTGGAGTTTACAGCTAAGCAACATCTGCGACAAGTGCTGGGTCATAGATCATGTTGACATTAAATGCATGCAAACCAATTATTTACTGCACTTAGACATCTTATCCACTGAGGAATGTGAAGCATACATGAATGAAGAAGCTGATGtttatgaagaaaatgaagatgaaagaagCATGGACAATTCTTTTGCACAAGAGATGGCAGCAGAAGCAGAAAATTCTAGGCAGAATAAGAGGATGAGAAATTCTACCATGAACCATCCACCCTCCATGAACCCTCACAATCTGCATGTCACTCCCCCTAGCTCTAGAGGAAATCATATCTCTACTACTTTGGAAAATCACAATGCTGAGATGATGGAGGCTGATATTTCAAATGCAGCATCAAACCCCACAACTGAAAATCATGGAGCTCCTGCTCAGGTATACACCATTTATCATCCTTTTGCATCTTCCCTTAATTGCTTTCAGTCTTATTTCTTTAACAGTAGTTATAGAACCATCATCTTAGCTCTGTCGTTTTTTGTAgataaaatgaaaattatttcttgGAACTGTAATGGTTTTGGAGGTAAAGAAACTAGGAATTACCTAATATATTTAAACAAAATGCTCAACCCAGACATAATTTTCCTACAAGAAACTAAAGTCAACTCAGACaaaattctaaacttcataatgCCTTTGAACTTCCCTAATAATTGCTTTGTTCCGTCTGTGGGCAGAGCTAGAGGCATCTgtcttctttggaaagatgggttTCAATTTGATATTATATATCAAGACAAAAACATGTTTCATTGTCTTGTTTGCAGCGACCTTGCTAAGCCAAAATGGCTTCTTTCCTGTGTTTATGGGTCTCCTTACCCTCAAGAAAAAGCTGCTCAATGGAGTTTTATTGAAAAAGTCTGTGAAACTTGTAATATCTTTGCACCCTGGGTTTTGTTAGGCGACTTAAACATAACTCTTCATAGTGATGACAGACTAAGTGGTAGTAGTACTGCTTTTAAGGTTTCTCCCATAGCTCAGGTAGTTCATGATATAGGTCTTACTGACTTAGGGTTTCATGGTAATCCCTATACCTGGACCAGTAATAAACATGGTACTGGTAAGATTGAAACTAG GATCCGACACTGTCCCATATTTCTTGATATGTCACCAACTGATAAAATTAGTACTAAAAACTGGAAAATTTTTGAGTGTTGGTTACGTGATATTTCTTGTAACACAACAATTAAAGATGCTTGGGCCAAGCATTACAGTGGATCTGCAGCTTATTCTTTGGATAAAAAACTTGGAGAAACAAGAAGAATTATGTCCATATGGAACAGAAATTCTTTTGGCAATATCCAACAACAACTGAATAACTTACAACAACAGCTCCTGCTACTTCAACAACCAAATGCTGCAACGGATAATACTGCTAAGATCTTGGAAGTCGAGAAAGAAATAAATGAGTGGCACATCAGAGAGGAAGAATTTTACAAACAAAAATCCAGAGACTCCATGTTCACTGAGGTGGATCAgaatacaaaatattttcatcttcaagCTAACAAGAGAAGGGCGCGCAACAGAATTGAATCTCTGCAAAAACCAAATGGCACATGGTGCAGTGGAAGGCAAAATCTGGAAAAACTCCTCATCAATCACTTTACAAACATCATGACTACTTTTGAAACTACCAGGGACGAAGATATTCTCAATATTCTCCCAACCTGCATAAAATATGAAGATAATATGGCCCTTGTGAAGATCCCAGATGTAGCTGAAATAGAATGCGCACTCAAGAGTATGaagtgttag